The DNA sequence CCACCGCGGACTGCGTGCTCGCCCACGCCCCCAGCTGCGAACCGTGCGGCCGGGTGCGGAAGTACGCCGCCGTCTCGTCCCGCCCGGTCCGCTGCGCGGTGCCGGTCACGATCACCTGCCGGGCGATGGGATGCCACGGGAAGAGCAGTGCCACCTGCGGGTTCTCACCCAGCTCACGACCCTTGCGGGAGCCGTAGTTGGTGTAGAAGACGAAGCCGCGCTCGTCGAAGCTCTTCATCAGCACCGTACGGGAGCTGGGGCGGCCCGCCGCGTCGGCCGTCGAGACCACCATGGCGTTCGGTTCGAAGAGCCCGCTGCCGACCGCGTCCTCGAACCACCGGGTGAACTGCCGGAACGGGTCGTCCGCGAGGTCCGCCTCGTCGAAGCCCGCCGCGCGGTAGTGCTCGCGCATGGCGGCCGGG is a window from the Streptomyces luomodiensis genome containing:
- the pdxH gene encoding pyridoxamine 5'-phosphate oxidase, translating into MPVPHVDSEPSASSARTYDPAAMREHYRAAGFDEADLADDPFRQFTRWFEDAVGSGLFEPNAMVVSTADAAGRPSSRTVLMKSFDERGFVFYTNYGSRKGRELGENPQVALLFPWHPIARQVIVTGTAQRTGRDETAAYFRTRPHGSQLGAWASTQSAVVGSRAELDRSYEELANRYPPGEQVPVPPEWGGFRVVPEAVEFWQGRENRLHDRLRYVRLPGAEGWRVERLYP